The Papaver somniferum cultivar HN1 chromosome 3, ASM357369v1, whole genome shotgun sequence genome includes a region encoding these proteins:
- the LOC113356296 gene encoding DNA-directed RNA polymerases II, IV and V subunit 8B-like — MVELLFEDIFTVNNMDPDGKKFDKVSRIEARSEQFDMFMHLDVNTEVYPLRTGDKFTMVLASTLSLDGTPDTGYFTQGGRKSLADKFEYVMHGKLYRIGEEGSGINVKAEIYASFGGLLMLLKGDPSNAANFELDQRLFLLMRKV; from the exons ATGGTTGAACTACTTTTTGAGGATATCTTCACTGTAAACAATATGGACCCTGATGGCAAAAAGTTTGATAAAG TTTCTCGGATTGAAGCACGGAGTGAGCAATTTGACATGTTCATGCATCTAGATGTGAACACAGAGGTATATCCCCTTCGTACAGGGGACAAGTTCACAATGGTGTTAGCTTCTACCCTAAGCTTAGATGGAACTCCTGACACTGGTTATTTTACTCAG GGAGGAAGGAAATCGCTTGCAGACAAATTTGAGTATGTGATGCATGGGAAGCTATATAGGATTGGCGAGGAAGGTTCAGGAATCAATGTTAAAGC GGAGATTTATGCTTCTTTTGGTGGCCTTCTTATGTTGCTCAAGGGAGACCCTTCCAATGCTGCAAACTTCGAGTTAGATCAGAGGCTGTTTCTTTTAATGAGGAAAGTTTGA
- the LOC113356298 gene encoding phosphomevalonate kinase, peroxisomal-like translates to MAVVVASAPGKVLLTGGYLILERPNAGIVLSTNARFYAIIKPIHQDLKSDSSLWSWTDVKLTSPQLSRQTEYKMSLKNSTLQCISPRDLANPFVEQAVQYAIAAAHTILVESSQKDLLHKRILQGLDITILGSNDFYSYRNQVEARGLPLTPEALASLPPFSPITFNSDANGANCKPEVAKTGLGSSAAMTTAVVAALLQYLGVVKLPLSSNTLLRVESEDLDLVHMVAQSAHCIAQGKVGSGFDVSSAVYGSQRYVRFSPGVLSSAQVAANCLSSQEVITDVLKGKWDHEKAKFSLPPLMTLVLGEPGSGGSSTPSMVGAVKKWQASEPQKSQETWKKLSDANSFLERQLNALSMLAEEQWETYKYVLNSCSNLHSEKWKEHASDGRKEAVVKALLGARDSIVNIRCHMRKMGDEAGVPIEPESQTKLLDATMNIEGVLLAGVPGAGGFDAIFAVTLGESTNKVTNMWSSRGVMSLLVREDPRGVSIENEDPRIRGISSGISSVHI, encoded by the exons ATGGCTGT AGTTGTAGCGTCTGCACCTGGGAAAGTATTGTTGACAGGGGGATACCTAATATTAGAAAGACCAAATGCCGGAATTGTTTTGAGTACCAATGCTCGTTTCTATGCAatcatcaaacctattcaccaGGATTTGAAATCTGATTCTTCTCTTTGG TCATGGACGGATGTGAAGTTAACATCGCCTCAGCTCTCTAGACAAACTGAATACAAGATGTCACTAAAGAACTCAACCCTCCAGTGTATCTCTCCAAG GGATTTGGCAAACCCTTTTGTGGAACAAGCAGTTCAGTATGCAATAGCAGCTGCACATACAATTCTGGTTGAGAGCAGTCAGAAGGATTTGCTACATAAGCGAATTTTGCAAG GTCTTGATATTACAATTTTAGGCTCCAACGATTTCTATTCATATCGCAATCAG GTTGAGGCACGTGGGCTCCCTTTGACACCAGAAGCGTTGGCGTCGCTTCCACCCttttcaccaattactttcaaCTCAGATGCTAACGGAGCAAATTGCAAACCTGAAGTTGCAAAAACTGGTCTTGGCTCCTCTGCAGCAATGACAACTGCAGTGGTTGCTGCTTTGCTTCAGTATCTTGGAGTTGTTAAGCTCCCTCTTTCGTCAAACACTTTGCTTCGAGTTGAAAGTGAGGATCTTGATTTGGTTCATATGGTAGCTCAAAGTGCTCACTGTATTGCCCAAGGGAAGGTTGGCAGTGGTTTTGATGTCAGTTCTGCAGTGTATGGTAGTCAACGTTACGTTCGATTTTCGCCCGGCGTGCTCTCTTCTGCTCag GTTGCGGCTAATTGCCTGTCATCACAAGAGGTTATCACTGATGTGCTGAAAGGAAAGTGGGATCATGAAAAGGCTAAATTCTCCTTGCCCCCGTTAATGACCCTT GTACTAGGGGAACCAGGAAGTGGAGGATCATCTACACCATCAATGGTTGGTGCTGTAAAGAAATGGCAAGCATCTGAACCTCAAAAGTCCCAAGAAACATGGAAAAAGTTGTCGGATGCGAACTCTTTTCTTGAAAGACAACTCAATGCATTGAGCATGCTTGCAGAAGAGCAGTGGGAAACATACAAATATGTTTTGAATAGCTGCAGTAATCTTCACTCTGAGAAG TGGAAGGAGCACGCATCTGATGGACGTAAAGAAGCTGTTGTCAAAGCATTGTTAGGGGCAAGAGATTCAATCGTCAACATCAGATGTCATATGCGCAAGATGGGAGATGAAGCAGGTGTCCCG ATTGAACCTGAATCCCAGACAAAGCTGTTGGACGCTACTATGAATATCGAAGGAGTTCTGTTGGCTGGAGTTCCTGGAGCAGGTGGATTCGACGCAATTTTTGCCGTCACTTTAGGAGAGTCCACCAACAAGGTGACAAATATGTGGAGTTCACGTGGAGTTATGTCTCTGTTGGTTAGAGAAGATCCCCGAGGCGTTTCTATAGAAAATGAAGATCCACGAATCAGAGGAATATCATCGGGCATTTCTTCAGTTCATATTTGA